The genomic region ACAAATATAGCAATATTTTTTTCATCATTTTACCACCTTGATAATATCCTTTTCGATATCCCCATACTTTAAATTTTTTAAATTATCTTTCAAAATAGATTTGCCTACGAATACATAATCAGTATTTTTTCTAAATTTATCCTTATGTATTTTTACAAATTCTTTAAAAATTCTTTTGATTCTATTTCGTTGAACTGCATTTCCAGTTTTTTTGCTGGCTACAAAGCCAAATCGCTGGTCGTTATTCTTATTTTCACTTATAAAAATAAT from Leptotrichia hongkongensis harbors:
- the rnpA gene encoding ribonuclease P protein component produces the protein MSINKIKKTKDFSLIYNKSKKMHTKYAIIFISENKNNDQRFGFVASKKTGNAVQRNRIKRIFKEFVKIHKDKFRKNTDYVFVGKSILKDNLKNLKYGDIEKDIIKVVK